The proteins below come from a single Candidozyma auris chromosome 3, complete sequence genomic window:
- a CDS encoding thiamine diphosphokinase — protein sequence MEEVVVERPDDYEVAEPQNVHLTLEPFRFYSGSIEGNTVLIILNTPIGSLPIHKLWNCTSVHICADGGANRLYYSFLNDAERDRYIPEFIVGDLDSLREEVKQYYQRNGTIILPQYTQYSTDFMKAIEVAILVHSGGKEKLYKPINEDDGISQLVGNYDEGVPFTAYVAGGIGGRFDQTFHSISQLYALASDHSHIRLFFVSESDLVFLVPAGTTYVKYESKKLFNNIEPVPKLGLLPFGNRVVLNTKGLKYDVENWVSQVGGNVSTSNGVAGTTGFIVNTSDNIVINVEISSKAKGT from the coding sequence ATGGAAGAAGTGGTGGTTGAAAGGCCCGACGACTATGAAGTGGCGGAGCCGCAGAATGTGCATTTAACATTGGAGCCCTTTCGCTTTTATTCTGGCTCCATTGAGGGCAACACCGTACTTATCATTCTCAACACTCCCATCGGCTCGCTACCAATACATAAATTGTGGAATTGCACATCGGTGCACATTTGTGCAGACGGCGGTGCCAACAGATTATACTATAGCTTTTTGAATGACGCTGAAAGAGACAGGTACATTCCAGAATTTATAGTGGGTGATCTCGACTCCCTCAGGGAAGAAGTGAAACAGTACTACCAGCGGAACGGCACTATTATCTTGCCACAATACACACAGTATTCCACTGATTTCATGAAGGCTATAGAAGTGGCTATTTTGGTGCACTCAGGGGGAAAGGAGAAGCTCTATAAGCCTATCAACGAGGATGATGGCATTTCTCAGTTGGTAGGAAATTACGATGAAGGTGTGCCGTTCACTGCGTACGTGGCAGGAGGCATTGGCGGAAGGTTTGACCAGACTTTTCACTCAATAAGTCAGCTTTATGCATTGGCCTCCGACCATTCGCATATACGacttttcttcgtttccGAGTCGGACCTCGTCTTCCTTGTCCCTGCTGGTACTACGTATGTGAAGTACGAGAGTAAAAAATTGTTCAACAATATAGAGCCCGTCCCAAAATTAGGACTCTTGCCATTTGGTAATAGGGTAGTCTTGAACACCAAGGGATTAAAGTACGATGTGGAGAATTGGGTAAGTCAGGTAGGAGGTAACGTTTCCACCAGTAATGGTGTTGCAGGCACCACTGGCTTTATTGTGAACACTTCTGACAACATAGTCATTAACGTTGAGATCTCGTCGAAAGCTAAAGGTACTTGA
- the BUD7 gene encoding exomer complex subunit — MLQKSLASIPEAKEEYLGSSVIERTSRLIGLSDLGPADLCNIHKQGVNSKKPEFGTFLYFTGVDTSNSASIAAHLQGLATLMSSKAQYWFGEKKHFKVPELTYCTYNAFSRVDMRVTVHIPGKFQSSVVNHEGKLIHENLSEEALDRLWLETFVCSIVRCMLDSEEDDTNKFGSLVEIRRENPFDLGVVSQELLANFVAGFEKLFWEGPKLGCGVDLPSPTLISNYLVDGFLKCIELTQSFDMALDVLKRLEEKEPSVATLIAKLLLLKDEEVKAIQIMNDAIQRDERDSELLLLQAQFLMDKRRYDLALHLARQAVKSSPSDFKTWALLVKVYTKLNDFENALLTLNSCPMNSHKDVFTLKRIVALKGAGEELHLPSPVDVFLDEVSNLQSTSVAAEQRNLDSSLAHLPAANLKSTFAKAYDLLTEIVIKTGWEALLKHRAKVFVMEEEYRKDRSSNSAAHTRTTSQVNVPEQDDENASTEENDGSSTMAVKSPKKEINGSTDNDSVLENEFRKKRLCERWLDNLFMLLYEDLRVYTMWQAEYVHFQAQQMEYKKTTLEWEILGSIAFRLKHYKEGSIAFSNALSGRFSSKAQRQMLKYYEMERSKIISKNSNPEAPSSGAHNYAKTINQLNEKILECCIKLLVWNHRWYNDFSPDLISTICDLIAKEGLIKIQSLVQAVYSNNINHSEGLANHGVTDMMDDIFKFCKEYNVSGADN; from the exons ATGCTCCAAAAGTCGTTGGCCTCCATCCCTGA AGCCAAGGAGGAGTACTTGGGCTCCTCGGTGATTGAAAGAACCAGCCGTTTAATTGGACTTTCTGACCTTGGTCCAGCTGATCTCTGCAATATACACAAACAAGGGGTCAATCTGAAAAAGCCTGAGTTCGGCACGTTTTTGTATTTCACGGGAGTTGACACTTCAAATTCAGCGTCGATCGCTGCCCATTTGCAGGGACTAGCCACGTTGATGTCTTCCAAAGCCCAATACTGGTTTGGCGAGAAAAAACACTTCAAGGTGCCAGAATTGACATACTGTACTTACAATGCGTTTTCGAGAGTTGACATGAGAGTGACTGTGCATATTCCAGGCAAATTCCAAAGCTCAGTGGTGAACCATGAAGGCAAGCTTATCCATGAGAATTTATCGGAGGAGGCCTTGGACAGATTGTGGCTCGAAACGTTTGTGTGCTCTATTGTCAGATGTATGCTTGacagtgaagaagatgatacGAACAAGTTTGGAAGTTTGGTGGAAATCCGTAGGGAAAACCCATTTGATCTTGGTGTTGTGTCTCAGGAActtttggccaacttcGTGGCTGGTTTCGAGAAACTCTTCTGGGAGGGTCCTAAGTTGGGATGTGGCGTAGACTTGCCTTCGCCGACGTTGATTTCTAACTACCTCGTTGACGGTTTCCTCAAATGTATTGAATTGACCCAGAGCTTCGACATGGCATTAGACGTGTTGAAAAGACTAGAGGAGAAGGAACCTTCTGTCGCAACTTTGATTGCTAAGTTgttgcttttgaaagatgagGAGGTCAAGGCCATTCAAATCATGAATGATGCTATTCAGAGAGACGAAAGAGACTCCGAGTTGTTACTCTTGCAGGCGCAGTTCCTTATGGACAAACGCAGATACGACTTGGCGCTTCACTTGGCCAGACAGGCTGTCAAGTCGTCTCCTTCTGATTTCAAAACGTGGgctttgttggtgaaggtaTACACAAAGCTCAACGACTTTGAAAATGCTCTTTTAACGTTAAATTCGTGTCCAATGAACTCTCATAAAGATGTTTTCACTTTAAAAAGAATTGTCGCTTTGAAAGGTGCTGGTGAAGAATTGCACTTGCCTCTGCCGGTGGACGTTTTTTTGGATGAGGTTTCCAACTTACAAAGTACCTCTGTTGCTGCGGAGCAAAGGAATCTCGATAGCCTGCTTGCACATTTGCCTGCAGCAAACTTGAAGTCCACCTTCGCCAAAGCCTATGATCTTCTTACAGAGATTGTCATCAAGACTGGCTGGGAAGCGTTGTTGAAACATCGTGCTAAAGTATTTGTCATGGAGGAAGAGTATCGAAAAGATAGAAGTAGCAATAGTGCTGCTCACACAAGAACAACGTCTCAAGTAAATGTTCCAGAGCAAGACGATGAAAATGCATCTACTGAAGAAAACGACGGCTCCTCAACTATGGCTGTAAAGCTGCCTAAGAAGGAGATAAACGGATCGACTGACAATGATAGCGTGCTAGAAAATGAattcagaaagaagagacttTGTGAGAGATGGCTAGATAATTTATTCATGCTATTATATGAGGACTTGAGAGTTTACACGATGTGGCAAGCCGAATATGTGCACTTTCAGGCCCAGCAAATGGAGTACAAGAAAACAACTTTAGAGTGGGAAATTTTAGGCCTGATTGCGTTCAGGCTCAAGCATTACAAAGAAGGCTCTATTGCATTTTCTAATGCCCTATCCGGTCGGTTTTCGTCGAAGGCGCAGAGACAGATGTTGAAGTACTATGAAATGGAGAGGAGCAAGATCATATCCAAAAACTCCAACCCAGAGGCCCCATCATCTGGAGCACACAATTACGCGAAGACGATAAACCAATTGAACGAGAAGATTCTAGAGTGTTGCATTAAGCTTTTGGTTTGGAACCACAGATGGTATAACGACTTTTCGCCCGATTTAATATCTACTATCTGCGACTTGATCGCTAAAGAAGGCTTGATCAAAATCCAGTCGCTAGTTCAAGCTGTGTATTCCAACAATATCAACCACAGCGAGGGATTGGCAAACCATGGTGTTACAGACATGATGGATGATATTTTTAAATTCTGCAAAGAGTATAATGTCAGTGGTGCTGACAATTAG
- a CDS encoding chromatin modification protein codes for MSASGTTDSSETPVIPRDVRLLHLIFATQGIQNYQDHVPLQLMDFAHRYTTSVLKDAVMYNDHAKNAMNTTSSTSTVNTDDIRLAIAARTNYQFKPTPPKELLLELAHERNAKPLPPVIPKWGLNLPPEKYCLTARDWESLEEEAADSESSKRRKQ; via the coding sequence ATGTCTGCCTCAGGAACGACAGATTCTTCGGAGACCCCAGTAATCCCCAGAGACGTGaggcttcttcatctcatTTTTGCCACTCAAGGTATCCAAAATTACCAAGATCATGTGCCCCTACAGTTGATGGACTTTGCCCACAGATACACAACGTCAGTTCTCAAAGACGCTGTTATGTACAATGACCACGCAAAGAATGCCATGAATACGACAAGCTCAACGAGCACAGTTAATACTGACGACATCAGATTGGCGATTGCAGCAAGAACAAACTATCAATTTAAGCCAACGCCTCCAAAGGAGCTCTTGTTAGAGTTGGCCCACGAAAGAAATGCAAAACCTCTTCCGCCGGTTATTCCCAAATGGGGGCTCAATTTGCCGCCAGAGAAGTACTGTCTCACTGCTAGAGACTGGGAGAGCCTTGAGGAAGAAGCCGCCGACAGCGAGAGTCTGAAAAGGAGAAAGCAATAA
- a CDS encoding rRNA-processing protein FCF1 — MGKAKKTRKVSLMKRALKANDPKLQKEKPKQKKDDPELTKQVPQVSSALFFQYNEAIKPPYQILLDTNFFNFSIQKKIDIVRGLMDCLYAKCIPIVTDCVMAELEKLGPKYRIALKLAKDPRIKRLSCSHGGTYADDCLVNRVMQHKCYIVATNDADLKRRIRKIPGIPIMGVGAHSYVIERLPDVF; from the coding sequence ATGGGAAAggcaaagaaaacaagaaaagtGTCGCTCATGAAGCGGGCTTTAAAAGCAAATGATCCTAAattacaaaaagaaaagccaaagcagaaaaaaGACGACCCTGAACTCACAAAGCAAGTGCCTCAAGTTAGCAGTGCCCTCTTCTTCCAGTACAACGAAGCCATAAAACCCCCATACCAAATTCTTTTAGATACaaactttttcaatttttctatccaaaagaaaatcgACATTGTGCGTGGTCTCATGGATTGTTTGTACGCAAAGTGCATACCTATAGTCACAGACTGTGTGATGGcagagttggagaagttggggCCAAAGTATCGTATTGCGTTGAAGCTTGCAAAAGACCCTagaatcaaaagattgagCTGCTCACACGGAGGTACTTATGCCGATGACTGTTTGGTCAACAGAGTGATGCAGCACAAATGTTATATTGTGGCTACGAATGATGCggatttgaaaagaagaataagAAAGATCCCCGGTATTCCAATCATGGGTGTTGGTGCACATTCGTATGTCATTGAGAGATTACCCGATGTCTTCTAG
- the HAM1 gene encoding nucleoside triphosphate pyrophosphohydrolase HAM1: MSKTITFVTGNSNKLKEVIAILGGQPKPEGSKVGNFTVVNKSLDLDEVQGTIETVTIHKAKEAARQVNGAVLVEDTCLAFNAMNDLPGPYIKWFLKAIGLQGLVDMLYKFEDKGAKAVCTFGYCEGPESEVKLFQGITKGKIVDSRGPTDFGWDSVFEPEGFNETYAEMDKSLKNTISHRFRALDKLREFLKSQE; this comes from the coding sequence ATGAGCAAAACGATCACTTTCGTCACCggcaacagcaacaagcTTAAAGAAGTGATTGCCATTTTGGGCGGCCAGCCTAAACCTGAAGGATCCAAAGTAGGTAATTTCACCGTTGTCAATAAGTCTCTTGATCTCGATGAAGTTCAAGGCACCATTGAAACTGTCACCATTCAcaaagccaaagaggcAGCCAGGCAGGTCAATGGCGCTGTTTTGGTGGAAGACACGTGTCTTGCATTCAATGCCATGAATGACTTGCCTGGGCCGTACATTAAGTGGTTTTTGAAAGCCATAGGacttcaaggacttgtAGACATGCTTTACAAGTTTGAAGATAAGGGAGCAAAGGCAGTGTGCACATTTGGCTACTGTGAAGGTCCGGAGAGTGAAGTCAAGTTGTTTCAGGGCATCACTAAGGGTAAGATCGTCGACAGCAGGGGACCTACGGATTTTGGTTGGGACTCAGTGTTTGAGCCAGAGGGATTCAACGAGACGTATGCTGAAATGGAtaagagcttgaagaatACAATTTCCCATAGGTTTAGGGCgttggacaagttgagagagtttctcaaaagtCAAGAGTAA
- the TAF19 gene encoding Taf19p, whose amino-acid sequence MPPPRRRRRPRLFTKDIETLLYALGDGPVSLDSTVNCLEDCLVEYLTDMLHEAQQFARSQGRSRIKQDDLPFALRNDPMKLGRLHDIKELINKIQRARNMLEDSAMATKEYLEDDEEEDGEKKPRKGKKRGRKKKNQPVIEQNDSNESE is encoded by the coding sequence ATGCCTCCGCCTAGGCGTCGCAGAAGACCTCGGCTTTTTACAAAAGATATCGAAACGCTCCTATACGCTTTGGGCGATGGCCCGGTATCGCTCGATTCCACTGTGAATTGTCTAGAAGACTGTCTAGTGGAGTACCTCACAGACATGTTGCACGAGGCACAGCAGTTTGCCAGATCACAGGGAAGGTCCAGAATCAAGCAAGATGATTTGCCCTTTGCTCTTCGAAACGACCCCATGAAGTTGGGTAGACTTCACGATATCAAGgagctcatcaacaagatccAGAGAGCAAGAAACATGTTGGAAGACTCGGCAATGGCGACCAAGGAGTATTTagaagatgacgaggaggaagacggtgagaagaaaccaagaaaggggaagaagagagggagaaagaagaaaaatcaacCGGTTATTGAACAGAACGACTCCAACGAGAGTGAATAG
- the ARR3 gene encoding Arr3p has product MSTARNDLREVFRGLSLTDKLLPLLIICAIVLGVLLSVYVPSSRTALDSSKVVGVSVPLAVGLIVMLLPPLCKVEWENLHNFFSRSTYIKPVVFSLVLNWIICPFFMFGLAWLTLFDEPEYRTGIIMIGLARCIAMVLLWNDIALGDPTLCAVIVIVNSVLQMVLYAPYQILFCYVITGHYQTVSSTVTYSMVAKSVAFFMGIPFGLGALIRLVGRRLLGAHAYDKKFVPFVSPWGLIGLLYTIVVIFMEKGNDFIKDIGSAFRCFVPLVAYFICTFFGTLFLLRSMYAWGVFESRGSKSSVSDDEMTKLCGCEETKELFPEKFAYGCAAPYGVTIAQTFTAASNNFELSLAIAISIYGSGSKQAIAATFGPLIEVPVLLLLVFVARYLRVKFVWTDVTITPYEVMASSF; this is encoded by the coding sequence ATGTCTACTGCTAGAAACGACTTACGTGAGGTTTTCAGAGGCCTCTCGCTCACCGATAAGCTTCTCCCGCTTCTCATCATCTGTGCCATAGTGCTCGGGGTGTTGCTTTCCGTATACGTGCCCAGCAGCCGAACCGCTTTAGACAGCTCTAAAGTCGTCGGTGTTTCTGTTCCCTTAGCTGTGGGTCTCATTGTTATGCTCTTGCCGCCTCTTTGCAAGGTTGAGTGGGAGAACCTCCacaatttcttttccaGGTCCACCTACATCAAACCGGTGGTGTTTTCGCTCGTGCTCAACTGGATCATATGCCCCTTTTTCATGTTTGGTTTGGCGTGGTTGACGCTATTCGATGAGCCCGAGTATAGGACTGGGATCATCATGATTGGGTTGGCCAGGTGCATAGCCATGGTGCTCTTGTGGAATGATATCGCTTTGGGCGACCCGACTCTATGTGCGGTGATTGTCATCGTCAACAGCGTGCTTCAGATGGTGCTCTATGCTCCGTATCAGATATTATTCTGCTACGTGATTACCGGCCACTACCAGACGGTGTCCAGCACGGTGACGTACTCAATGGTTGCCAAGAGCGTTGCTTTCTTCATGGGCATCCCGTTTGGGCTAGGTGCTCTCATTAGACTTGTTGGTAGAAGACTTCTTGGTGCTCACGCCTACGATAAGAAGTTTGTGCCTTTCGTTAGCCCTTGGGGTCTCATTGGGCTCCTCTACACCATCGTAGTGATATTCATGGAGAAGGGCAAcgacttcatcaaggatATCGGTTCAGCGTTCAGGTGTTTTGTTCCGTTGGTTGCCTACTTCATTTGTACATTTTTTGGcactctcttcttgctccGTCTGATGTACGCTTGGGGAGTGTTTGAAAGCAGAGGCTCGAAGTCGTCCGTGTCTGACGATGAGATGACCAAGTTGTGCGGGTGTGAAGAAACCAAGGAGTTGTTCCCAGAGAAATTTGCCTATGGGTGTGCAGCTCCGTACGGTGTCACCATTGCTCAGACGTTCACTGCcgcctccaacaacttcgAATTGAGTCTTGCCATTGCCATTTCGATCTACGGATCCGGTAGCAAGCAGGCCATAGCCGCTACGTTTGGCCCGCTTATCGAGGTGCCcgttttgttgttgttaGTGTTTGTCGCCAGGTACCTCAGAGTGAAGTTTGTATGGACAGATGTGACCATTACGCCCTACGAGGTCATGGCGTCACTGTTCTAA
- a CDS encoding N-acetylglucosaminyldiphosphodolichol N-acetylglucosaminyltransferase catalytic subunit ALG13 yields MSILFTTGATVTFHKLVDYVVDPHFLTQLHNLGFDKFAIQFGNEVSPTHHVSKKYFSDAIEQKQLMEKLDLSILNEFNDKSVTKLGSSSLQITVFPFAPSINDYIAAADIVVSHAGTGSILDVLRLGKPLIVVTNQDLMNDHQEEVAAQFEKLGYLYRVNTQEMLHGRLLELITRFKKGSLRFSHMSAPPDGVIERVLSEELDRARR; encoded by the coding sequence ATGTCCATCCTCTTCACCACGGGCGCCACCGTCACCTTCCACAAGCTCGTGGACTACGTGGTGGATCCTCATTTTCTCACCCAGTTGCACAACCTTGGCTTCGACAAGTTTGCCATTCAGTTTGGCAACGAGGTGTCGCCCACGCATCACGTCAGCAAAAAATATTTTTCCGATGCCATCGAGCAAAAACAATTGATGGAGAAACTCGACTTGTCCATCTTGAACGAGTTCAACGACAAACTGGTGACCAAGTTGGGCCTGTCGTCGTTGCAAATCACCGTGTTCCCGTTTGCCCCCTCCATCAACGACTACATTGCCGCCGCCGACATCGTGGTGTCCCACGCGGGAACGGGCTCCATTTTGGACGTGCTAAGGTTGGGCAAGCCCTTGATCGTGGTGACTAACCAGGACTTGATGAACGACCATCAGGAGGAAGTGGCGGCCCAGTTTGAGAAGTTGGGCTATCTTTACCGCGTCAACACGCAAGAGATGTTACATGGAAgactccttgagctcatcaCACGCTTTAAAAAGGGCCTGCTACGTTTTTCTCATATGCTGGCGCCTCCTGACGGCGTCATTGAGAGGGTTCTTTCCGAAGAGCTAGATCGTGCACGTAGGTGA
- a CDS encoding mitochondrial 37S ribosomal protein mS38, whose protein sequence is MFRIKQFRSVSTLLRGIGVRTLASVSRTQTLVPPPFTRATIFGSIDVVQLPHNRVPYGLLQTVTHELPQDAWEQQAQEDSSVTDNTVFLDSTKRKRKLKMKKHKLRKRRRAARSLLKRLGKVKD, encoded by the coding sequence ATGTTCAGAATAAAGCAGTTCAGGCTGGTTTCCACGCTTTTGCGTGGCATTGGCGTCAGAACGCTTGCCTCGGTTTCTAGAACGCAAACACTTGTTCCACCACCATTTACCAGAGCTACAATCTTTGGCAGCATAGACGTTGTTCAGCTTCCGCATAATCGAGTTCCGTATGGTCTCCTACAAACTGTTACACACGAGTTGCCCCAGGACGCCTGGGAGCAGCAAGCACAGGAGGATAGCTCTGTCACGGACAATACCGTGTTTTTGGActcaacaaagagaaagagaaagctcaagatgaagaagcataagttgaggaagagaCGGAGAGCGGCCAGatctttgttgaagaggttGGGCAAAGTAAAGGACTAA